From Anopheles funestus chromosome 3RL, idAnoFuneDA-416_04, whole genome shotgun sequence, a single genomic window includes:
- the LOC125771757 gene encoding synaptotagmin-B has protein sequence MVFVSSAVLGAAAGTGLALLVAVTIVMYRYYVVRRKGKEWAELDRLEEKKAARKINLQDCNVSSGSVPVQPASSVVHHSISSETLGTGPVEVTPSPLQPPLAAVGSTKKSYGTGDTRGGSGYRPSHPATSAGSRNNSMESVHSRSSSYRESVPKFMTHANSDTRSTTSDNLILRKSRSPSPMRTFSLEGRFPIGATNNAGAVGLTDGMERGSKASLASVVSSGVPREFNSPKKRNSTFSGVVSLAGDANAPDSPIGSIRSDSSRSPRRRVPVILAANDIHSVLGRFHLRLKYDGGKEELLVHLVEAQDLTPAGDTGFRDPYVKMFLEPDDEQRTQQTAVHRTETHPYFDQQLSFPLKPRNLVKSNFVLQLLDYDRFSHDEVIGEIRFLLNTLDLSGCELWGDLIAVRKPSDSTAELLISLSYLPQAERLTVVVMKAKNLSISHEPFVKLYLLVNDKRTKKRKTSAIRALDPTNPIWNEAFTFELPSSQLQDAGVELFVTSNEAEGQDLGCGVGLREGGSGTLHWQDLMQNNRKPIAMWHVLR, from the exons ATGGTGTTTGTAAGCTCGGCCGTGCTCGGTGCAGCCGCCGGTACCGGCCTAGCCCTGCTGGTAGCCGTCACGATCGTCATGTACCGGTACTACGTGGTACGCCGAAAGGGTAAAGAATGGGCCGAGCTGGACCGGTTGGAAGAGAAAAAGGCGGCCCGGAAGATCAATCTACAGGACTGTAACGTGTCCAGTGGTTCGGTACCGGTACAGCCAGCTAGCAGTGTCGTTCATCATTCGATTAGCTCGGAAACGCTCGGCACTGGTCCGGTGGAAGTAACACCCAGTCCACTGCAACCACCGCTCGCGGCGGTAGGATcgacaaaaaaatcgtacggCACCGGTGACACACGCGGAGGGTCCGGCTATCGTCCGTCACATCCTGCGACTTCCGCTGGCTCACGCAACAACAGCATGGAGAGTGTCCATTCGAGAAGTTCG AGCTACCGAGAGAGTGTGCCAAAATTTATGACACACGCCAACAGTGACACACGCTCAACTACTTCCGATAATCTTATCTTGAGG AAATCTCGTTCACCCAGCCCCATGCGTACATTCAGTCTGGAGGGACGCTTTCCCATCGGTGCCACAAATAATGCTGGTGCCGTCGGATTAACGGACGGTATGGAACGTGGCAGCAAAGCTAGTCTTGCTTCGGTCGTTAGCAGTGGTGTTCCGCGCGAGTTCAACTCACCCAAGAAACGTAACAGCACGTTCTCGGGCGTAGTGTCACTGGCGGGTGACGCGAACGCCCCAGACAGCCCTATCGGTTCCATCCGGTCTGATAGCAGCCGTTCGCCCCGAAGACGTGTTCCGGTGATTTTGGCAGCGAATGACATCCACTCCGTACTGGGACGCTTTCATCTACGGTTGAAGTACGATGGCGGCAAGGAAGAACTGTTGGTACATTTGGTTGAGG CACAAGATCTAACGCCTGCTGGAGATACGGGATTTCGTGATCCGTACGTAAAGATGTTCCTGGAGCCGGACGATGAGCAACGGACGCAACAGACGGCGGTCCATCGAACTGAAACGCATCCGTACTTTGATCAGCAACTCTCATTCCCACTGAAACCTCGCAACCTAGTCAAGAGCAACTTTGTGCTGCAG CTGTTGGATTACGATCGGTTTTCGCATGATGAAGTCATCGGTGAGATACGCTTCCTGCTGAACACACTGGACCTGTCCGGTTGCGAGCTGTGGGGGGATTTGATCGCCGTTCGCAAACCTTCCGATTCAACAGCCGAACTACTAATCTCGCTCAGCTATCTGCCCCAAGCCGAGCGGCTCACGGTGGTTGTGATGAAGGCCAAAAATCTATCCATCTCCCACGAACCGTTCGTTAAG CTGTATCTGCTGGTTAATGATAAGCGCacgaaaaaacgcaaaaccagTGCAATACGTGCGCTAGACCCAACCAATCCGATCTGGAATGAAGCGTTCACGTTTGAGTTGCCATCGTCACAGCTGCAGGACGCCGGTGTCGAACTGTTCGTAACGTCCAACGAAGCCGAGGGACAGGATCTGGGTTGTGGGGTGGGTTTGCGTGAAGGTGGTAGCGGCACGCTGCACTGGCAGGATCTGATGCAGAACAATCGTAAACCCATCGCCATGTGGCACGTTCTTCGATAA